The following DNA comes from Rosa rugosa chromosome 5, drRosRugo1.1, whole genome shotgun sequence.
acggtagagttgtcttctaagttcgtattagaataagtttagtttccgcaggttgtaatcttcgaggaatagagacctctagatttaactctgatgagtcggtgagatttgttttatggaagtgaggtccttttggatgttgaagtgtttggttgaaggcatgatgttgacctatgcacgtacctagtttggatacgagtatgaattgttataaattttgtcttcttaagttggacttacagatgtttggatgggatgtacgtatcaaggattaaatatcttgttttgtaatgagatgtccttgtggagtttgttagtagggttgaggttagggaagaaattattgtggttacttcttccttgtgcttgtaagttgttaagcagggtttaaggtgcgagacaagaattttattttgtgctcgatggttagagatgagagaccattgttttgggttgtcgttgagtactataattccttcagaatcaggattgttggtagaattggaattagtagtagttttggtgattcggaatttgaattgagttcgcgagatgtgtcttatatacgtggttgatgttgcttgcatcattttggaacgatacgttacgattcacaaggaaaactggatttgaaatttattcatttgaacaccatgggttgatgacctgaccgtgacttgtgaatatagttttgttcaagtgaatgaaattgaattttgtggcctttgtgtggtgaactagttttcttaagttttggatcgtagtatggagatggactgcagtgaatttgaagttgttgtgtgttttaagtttaagtaggcgggacacttaaagttttgcaatggagttgattttggtgtaattaattgggagagttagaatcagttcttgtgaatgatgttgggtgagagtgtgtgcctttggtgattgattttaggtgatatagttaaacgcaatttcggatattgattttagtgactttgttaggtatccatagtggttcaagtgaattactatgtgatatggagtttgattcgatttctgaatcgctaaatgttagggattgaattgtggtgagtttttgttgaagcaattgatagatggaattatcgagattctataagagttgtaagagtaactctaaagacgtgggtttttcctagctaactcaggatgtgtttagctttataaatccctaatcctatcgatgaaattgtttgtgtttggtttgactcagaggatactagctagacctcgatgcgacttaattgattgttggattctttttgagtgattgtttttattgcatcattatgaaagatgtgtgcagtagagttgtttatggttttgaaaatagtattgggtgaccaaggttcgatccttggtgttgttgttggttaaacaaaaagaaaagaaaacatgcacaccatcttattgatttaatattacaaaaaggaaattggaactacgctatactaagcctaatcagtagctccggatgggttgaggctgagctcaagagaaactggagatccacggttgtaaccgcctacgccaccgaaatagtaatcatatgcgctaccttcctcggaagtagtcttcgggttaccatagacgtcctcgccgtgcacggggaacagaggaagagtttcaaactcctggcgaactcctcctcgttgttccatggaagattgtcctcctgttgtgccaaaagagttgtactggtattagtattgaagggtgaggaagattatgaaacaaaatttaagtaaataaatccttcattaccagtagaagcagtggaaccaaaattgagatcaatggatccaccagcaccagtagaactagtggacccaaaattgatgtcaatggatccaccagctggcccaaaattgatgtcgatggatccaccagcaccagtagaaccagtggacccaaaattgagatcaatggatccaccagtaccaggagaactagttcccatgggcacttgagcagcctgattgcacctcttcatctgcttctctcgagccctgacgttctggaaccaaaagtaaatgttcttgccctcaacctgtccatactggttcagctggagacagatcttgtgaatgtgctctgtagttgggcacttaactcccttgtcgtagtaaagatccttgaggattcttatttgatctggagtaggaatccacctggtacggcttcgccagaaatccgtgttggcactactcccggctgcttggttgtttcctacaTCCTCGATTTgctgctgggtttgtagctccattagttgcagagttcgtggttccatggtgatgagttgagaggaagtgtaaattgaagaacgaagttgttgagtgtttgtgggagattgaccttagaaggattaaggttgATGAAggggtgttggagatctgaaagttcagagaaaagaagagattgaatctaccagatggaagagaagatcgggaggagaaggattgaaattgatgaagaaaggatttgagtttcgagaggaaggctgaagagtttgagagagaatggctggggaaaatttcttttctttggtgtgaacagtttttctccagaatgcacctatttatagaacaaggtgagcagatctccaccgttggatggacgatttctgagattcaatctacgcgttggattaaagtagccctaaaacacggaaaagttgttggcgcgtggagagcgtgtagggggaccgagcgaatctcgagacgctgtggcagacagctttcgccgaaagggatctgctttccgtaaatcacggaagcgacgtgtcgtggcacgtggagtgtaccgacagtttgtttttattctatcgcttatgatagaataaataaaaggagttgcatggaGAATAACGAGTGCAGCtagtgctctagtggttgaagagcaaagctcttgtacaagaagtcagaggttcgaaccttgcctctcgtttatttttattatgttcgcttatgacataataagtataacatttgtacacgttatattaagcacaacttgtgctccagtggttggggacaaaactttcgtgcagcaggttaaggtttcgaaccttgcctccccctttattttatttatgtcgcctatgacataataaatataacgcgtgtgcatatattaatgaaagcatctcttgcttcagtggttgggagcaaaaccttcgtgttcgaggtcgggagctcgaaccttacctcctacaaatatttttggatctcgtatatgcttgatatacggacgcatatacagtatgtacggtatacatacatatatatgttctgtacggtatgcatacgtatatacagtttgtacggtatacatatgtatatacggTCTATACGATATGCATACATacatacggtatacctacggtatgtacaatttcataccgtagtcgagctgaaagttggtaggccgattggtaggcccaaatagtaagcccaattgttcggccgattggtaggcccaaatagtaagcccaattgttcggcccgaatggtaggcccaaatgttaagcccaattgttcggcccgaatagtaggcccaaatgttaaacccaaattggttcgggccggttcgaaatgtggatggttcggtttcttcggcccaattggccagccctaatgcttagcccaaggattgagcaagcccaagtcatcatcactgggtgacatgttttattggcgtgcttttgagaatgatttgttttgagtgatgctaattgagtagcgaaacgctttgtgggattGTTTATTGTGCTTGTATAccagtacaggatgacgatcagtgtgaaaacagctatatgtgcaatgccacgtggtgatttgagtgtgggttgcttgaggcaattgttgtgttgtaattttgagaaatgatgcagtgaaggaatgtcatgttgatgacttaagtgggaatgaggatttcatttgtgaattcttgttgtgtgagtttacgtttgtgatgaaaggatttagtggccataggaatgtatttttatacaaagggctgtggctttgtagattactacagttttgggaaagatggagattcgatggttaggttaaccgtaatcgagagcaattaacttgcgcttaaatttcgggacgaaatttctttaaggagggtggattgtaatacccgaaaaattcaagttaatttccgatgacgttttggaaatgatttcgtggtcgtgggcacgagtacgaagcttggaggagtgtggaattagttcgaacgatttaattttcgaaaacgaacgttatttagggggtctcaaaaaaaaaaagtgactttttatacgtacagaatttgggaaaacttccttcatgaaactTGTAGAGCTcttcgatacgatcgcgtgcatatgcggaacgcaaaaatcggagttcgtatgaattagttatgatttttcgaaaaagtttccagtttagtataaagtttccattttgggaaatttccaaaaaatattttctttcttcccgTTTGGGAAACTCAGCTCTCTCTCCCCGCGTTTCGCCCCGTCGGCTTCTCCTTCCATTTTCTCCGTCGTCCGGCCATGAAGAGCCGCCCCCGAAGGCTGCACGGCTTCGCCTCAACTAGCTGCAGCTGCTAGACGTGGAATTTTCCACCGGCACGGCCCGGAAACCGGAGAATCCGAGAGAGTCCGATCCGAGCACCAAAccgagtcaacgccgatatctctCGATTCCGACCACCAATCTTCAAGTTTCTTGACGTGCTGAACTCGCCTCATCCTTCTGATCATCATTCTAGAAGGATCACACCTGGAGTGatcggattcacgttcgtcggagctcgccggattctggaaattttccaccaccaccgaagcttttgataggtatatctcgagctgcagtgcatcgttttgattgattcttgaaccagtgagttctccttgatgttcttaacaactctctagaagggatcgaagcctgaaattgaagttttgacgtcgaaatcaagccttgccggattctgcaaatttcgccggattctggaaattttccggccacctcgactgttttaggtaatttcaaccacttccggtcattttcagcttacatgatagttatgaaagttgttaagcatgatgagaggaagaggagcagcccggccccgacaccattggcggtggtcggcggcggctctgccctaactccggcggcccttttccggccacctccgggggtcaaaaatatagtttctgtgcatttttagattctatatttcaatacgatcatttcgatatattatacgcaatttttggatatcgtatgattaagttatgaattttacgatttcgatcgatttcaatcgttcgatttgtgatctgtgaagatcgtaccgtccgatggacttgtagttttgatatgatgatcttatgactgttccagtggctttgtgtggtcatgggcgaagatccgaccgttggatcttcgtataaatgcaaaacagtgattagggaggcgattcgtgagaatccgtccgtcggattttcgtataaatttgtgaagatgttagtaaggacgattcaggaagatccgaccgttggatcttcgtgatgatttttggagggtgatcctaaaggcgatccgtgaggatctgaccgttggatcatcatttaatttcgatccgaccgttggattgttgtttgagtatgtttttgagttgttggctaagttaaggtcatgtttgattaggtgattgacggtcttccttgggtgagcggttttggtgtgtattgtgttgaattgaagacgcagcgggaatatcgaggtgagtaaatcgcacatggttcatttacgaaccgaaattcggtgattttatttaattgtgaatttgtggaaattgttttataaaaataaatatttgttttaaattatatggacttgctcaactacggtccataggtaagtaaaatgtatttaaactataaaaatgaatttccggATTTTAGTGCATGTGAGTTGTAGTGAGTATTAGTAATTATTCCTGAGGGAATGATTTTATAtataaatgaggagtcgagtgagtTGAGGTTTATCTTATGTTGAGTTGAGGataagagtaattgagtaatgTGCGATAGTTGAGgagaattaaatgaggagtcgagtgagtTGAGGTTTATCTTATGTTGAGTTGAGgatgataaagagtaattgagtaaagtgctatagttgagtcgttgagatgagttaaatgaggagtcgagtgatttgaggcaaatattttcgtaagggtgaaccttggccaaggtgacactctacgattcagttagagctctagtctgtctgccatcatactgcttgggggataaacgagttatcatatgcccttgggtatgacatactgaatggggtgattaatataattaatcataagcctgtaagtatgatatactgaatggggtgattaatataattaatcataagcctgtaagtataatatactgcatgggatgatttatataaataaatcataagcctgtgagtatatattgagtaaacagttgtttgtttttgagtagtcatgatgagacgtgtgttgattgatgcttgaagtgacgttgtgcacttcaattattatgctaagagatactgaaattgaattgttaccttaaaatcgtgcaattccttgtttactcatacgggctgtcaaaaggttaccgggtttgtgttgttgcaatcccggtacactattcaaattgtgtagcgggtaatcctacaggtcaggagaatcaggacggtgatcgtgcgggttagagaatttgttttagttttacagcaattgtaattgtgaggtgagttatgctcatttgagccttacaatataatttggtgagagtgtgctgtaataaacaaatttgagatttggtttatgtaatatcgagcgatgtgaggtgtggttgttttgagaaaaaaaattcaggttgtaattatgtgagttgtattaattcatgtttcggatttgaatttgttattcaaaattcggggcgagacagtttggtatcagagcgtaaggtacatatttggtgataatcagtactccccgagtgatggcccgtctgcagcggatccccatcatatactcttcggtactggtataatcattgggtatgtcttagtatggggtctagacagcgtgtatgtctgtaggacggtagagttgtcttctataGAGGCAAAGTAATGACACCTTTATAATCAAGCAACACTATAGAGGCAAAGTAACCCTATAAGCACTAAAACCTAAATAATTACCTGTTGCTGTTGATCGACTGGTACAGTTACAGATTGCACATTCCCTTGATTTAATCCATAAGAATTAGATTGCAAATTCTGTTTATCTTCCTTAGCATTCTCATGATCTGCTGCATTGGTTTGCACATTTCCTTGCCCCTGCAACAAGACATGAAATTGAATTACTCACTCATCACCCTAACTGATTTCAATGACACTGAATTTGAAAAAAGATGGTTTGAATAGAACAATACTTCTTGTTGACTGCTGGTAGCTATCTTGGTCTTTTGATTTACATATCAATCTAGTAAGTTTGAAATTGCACATAGTATGAAAGAGTAAAGCCTTTACAGGGTTTGACATATATTACCTCAGGGTTCTGACACCTGATAACATCTTTAAGTGAAATAAAGCTTGGAACATGGGGATAGGCTTTGTCAACCGAAGATGGTATCCCATCAACCTGAAGCCCAACAAAGCCCTCACTTCCAGCAGTATGAGCCTGCAACCTACCCTGCCACAACAGGACTTGCCATTCTGGtaaaaaactcaaaatttgtGCGTAACCACCAAACGACGACGGACCATATTCCACACTAATGTCAAGCTCTTTGGTCCAAGAGTCCTCGACACCGTAATGCTTCATCACCGAAACATGGATACTAGCTCTCCAACAAACAGTTATAGAGAGGCAATCATTCAAGATTCCAAGGTTGAATCTAGTCATTTGGCTCTCCGAAGAAGTCCAACGAGGTACTGGTAGCTCTCGGAAACACTCCCTTCCAACATCAAATGCATATATCAAACGAGGACCCTTTACCGGCATGTACATGATCAAAATTGTTCATATCAAATTCCCCAACATGTCTCCAACCCCCTGAGTCCACAGTCAAAACCATCACCTCCCGAGGTCCATACGCAATCTCACCTGGAGGCCGAATCCCCATCCTCATTTTTCTTGAATAAGCAATAAGAACAATTTTGTAGACACCATTTATGGTACTATATCCCAACCCAAATCCACAAAAAGATGGCTCCAAAATTTCCTCACTGTGTCTTGTAGGAGCGGACTCTA
Coding sequences within:
- the LOC133708907 gene encoding uncharacterized protein LOC133708907 — protein: MTRFNLGILNDCLSITVCWRASIHVSVMKHYGVEDSWTKELDISVEYGPSSFGGYAQILSFLPEWQVLLWQGRLQAHTAGSEGFVGLQVDGIPSSVDKAYPHVPSFISLKDVIRCQNPEGQGNVQTNAADHENAKEDKQNLQSNSYGLNQGNVQSVTVPVDQQQQGQLNVQSNAADHGNAEADKGNVQSNADQLDQGNLQSIAATITQKTQENRAPKKAKTTHEVQPMQASSSQPFYASPPKPTQPSVVQL